A DNA window from Melanotaenia boesemani isolate fMelBoe1 chromosome 6, fMelBoe1.pri, whole genome shotgun sequence contains the following coding sequences:
- the im:7147486 gene encoding zinc finger protein 729 isoform X1, with amino-acid sequence MLRMDRCQPGPFLSPSLCLCGPSSTENVGASVTGEYVNLSGLTRTATPPSVCLAAIMLGLQGNASSPKVYRCVACSATFTGLASLLVHQATHASTLSKVSGPPPTQPNISPHETQSASTDLTNEHPSPPVILSESPPPSFYICDCGEEFQDFDLMLDHKRSHVPEMQLVQPLNDNIVLPSETGCEKVFSSQHASLTPVTQTDLVLSCPSTSSSPVAEVHTLNAHKGDVALEESVAMETTARGQCTPPQNISEEQLEDISTTADQIPNTIEDVDLQEEDSMQPSEKGENLPKNNTLMKLLASAYMNRFPHLPPENQSDDEAVSKHEGIPFDVTPAAKADGPQINDLSITHLRRLLIKPGIKTKAPSISRILESSRKRVVSLTKTFSPVVVLETRQKLMDSVNKGTYGRYKCGRCRRVFQNLDRLTEHHFLHKKERIKCCRRCKQLIIGRLPLPDNHVCPQLANRNVQPSGSLKNKFSFAPKIVPFHSVGNAKKVFFCPLCKHSYARRWNLKTHRCHGQMSLSSRQVSPSIQRMLSLSSNSNAKTVMDEDKNGCQNLNSIGVGTEVTGRIKVEMMSSNSEQSAVSQLAWTPSAKTFPPFSLKSSIVELQQDSSLHSLQEGEENSWDAEELDNEDSNEGQWTMPLDDEMQSFNTENQTGNNGEEKQSGLAEMASHGLRYFVKDGVKRYPCNRCQKTYSRASTLRRHLRLCGFRPHGFGSVVQSDGQGNSTLNASNTKQMFPCFVCGKIFNRKDNMMVHRKRCQLQRTVPEVERVTVQESLPGNATADSQTQEEDAANWGIMSLPSVLPRRVTCECGVGFTSPRLLVEHLQKHALESYTCPTCGETVNSWAAYEVHLQIHMHPHHKLLQGLQPQRSQPILLRFRQQQQSAQTTLQPPQKQMHPEQLTVPAKKRIVCTRCGNTFATRCSLRRHIAWNRCKGARATSVVTNPPKSFHCSHCNSDFPNTISLIFHQRSGACKPAIKPVRCPVCLRWFGTVDSLQKHLLTHKQSESYRCDVCQGTYPNLKSLKNHRRRIHRIMAGNTQPKTQEPLTS; translated from the exons ATGCTTCGCATGGACAGATGTCAGCCGGGCCCTTTCCTCTCCCCATCTCTTTGCCTTTGTGGTCCCTCTTCGACAGAAAACGTTGGCGCTTCTGTGACTGGTGAGTACGT AAATCTGTCAGGCTTGACCAGAACAGCTACCCCTCCCAGTGTCTGTTTGGCTGCCATAATGCTTGGGTTACAGGGAAATGCTTCATCCCCCAAAGTGTATCGTTGCGTAGCGTGTTCTGCCACCTTCACCGGACTGGCCTCATTGCTAGTTCATCAAGCAACCCATGCAAGTACACTCTCCAAGGTATCTGGCCCGCCTCCAACTCAACCTAACATCAGCCCACATGAAACACAGTCTGCAAGTACGGACTTAACCAACGAGCATCCCAGTCCACCAGTCATCTTATCCGAGAGCCCTCCACcttcattttatatttgtgaTTGTGGAGAGGAATTTCAGGACTTTGATCTTATGTTAGATCATAAACGTTCACATGTCCCTGAGATGCAACTAGTACAACCCCTGAATGATAATATTGTTCTTCCAAGTGAAACAGGGTGTGAAAAGGTTTTTTCCAGCCAGCATGCATCACTCACTCCTGTAACCCAGACAGATTTGGTCCTTAGTTGCCCCTCCACTTCCAGTTCCCCAGTTGCTGAAGTGCACACATTAAATGCCCATAAAGGAGATGTGGCCTTGGAGGAGAGTGTTGCTATGGAAACCACTGCTCGAGGCCAGTGCACACCCCCTCAAAATATCAGTGAGGAGCAACTTGAGGACATTTCTACCACTGCGGACCAAATACCAAATACTATAGAAGATGTGGATTTGCAGGAAGAAGATTCAATGCAACCCAGTGAAAAGGGAGAGAATTTGCCTAAAAATAACACCCTAATGAAGCTTCTGGCATCTGCATACATGAACCGTTTTCCCCATCTTCCGCCTGAAAATCAAAGCGATGACGAAGCTGTGTCTAAGCATGAAGGTATTCCATTTGATGTAACACCTGCAGCAAAAGCAGATGGGCCTCAAATAAACGATCTTTCTATTACTCATTTGAGACGACTACTTATCAAACCTGGTATAAAGACAAAAGCTCCATCAATTAGCAGAATTTTGGAGTCAAGTAGGAAAAGGGTTGTCTCCCTCACTAAAACTTTTTCTCCTGTTGTGGTTCTTGAGACACGCCAAAAGCTCATGGATTCAGTCAATAAAGGCACATATGGCAGATATAAATGTGGTCGCTGCCGAAGGGTCTTTCAGAACTTGGACAGATTGACAGAGCATCATTTTTTGCACAAAAAAGAGAGGATTAAATGTTGTCGTCGTTGCAAACAGCTTATCATTGGGCGGTTGCCTTTGCCTGATAATCATGTCTGCCCTCAGCTGGCAAACAGGAATGTACAGCCATCTGGCTCTTTGAAAAACAAGTTCTCATTTGCCCCCAAAATAGTGCCATTCCATAGTGTTGGTAATGCAAAAAAGGTCTTCTTTTGTCCTTTGTGCAAACACAGTTATGCACGAAGGTGGAACCTCAAAACGCACAGGTGTCATGGTCAAATGTCCCTCAGCTCTAGGCAGGTCAGTCCTTCCATTCAGAGAATGTTGTCTCTGAGTTCAAACAGTAATGCCAAAACTGTCATGGATGAGGATAAAAACGGATGTCAGAATTTAAATAGTATAGGTGTAGGCACTGAAGTTACTGGCCGCATCAAAGTTGAGATGATGTCCTCAAATTCAGAGCAGTCTGCAGTTTCACAGTTAGCCTGGACTCCTTCAGCAAAAACCTTCCCCCCATTCTCCCTTAAATCCTCTATAGTGGAGCTGCAACAGGATTCCTCTCTGCATTCGCTCcaggaaggagaagaaaacagCTGGGATGCAGAAGAGCTTGATAACGAAGACAGCAATGAAGGGCAGTGGACAATGCCCTTGGATGATGAAATGCAGTCTTTTAATACTGAAAATCAAACTGGTAATAACGGAGAGGAGAAGCAGTCTGGATTGGCAGAAATGGCATCCCATGGCTTACGCTATTTTGTCAAAGATGGCGTAAAACGTTACCCTTGTAACAGGTGTCAGAAAACCTACAGTCGAGCCTCAACTTTAAGGCGCCACCTGCGACTGTGTGGGTTTAGGCCCCATGGGTTTGGGAGTGTTGTGCAGAGCGATGGTCAGGGGAACAGTACACTAAATGCCAGTAACACAAAACAGATGTTTCCTTGTTTTGTATGTGGAAAGATTTTCAATCGTAAAGATAACATGATGGTTCACAGAAAAAGATGCCAGCTTCAGAGAACAGTGCCGGAGGTGGAAAGGGTGACTGTGCAGGAGAGTTTGCCAGGCAATGCAACAGCAGACTCTCAAACCCAGGAGGAGGATGCAGCAAACTGGGGCATTATGTCACTCCCCTCAGTTCTTCCAAGAAGGGTGACGTGTGAGTGTGGAGTTGGATTTACATCTCCAAGACTTCTTGTAGAGCATTTGCAGAAGCATGCCCTAGAATCATACACATGTCCAACTTGTGGAGAAACGGTTAATTCCTGGGCTGCCTATGAAGTTCATCTGCAGATCCATATGCATCCTCATCACAAGCTGCTGCAGGGCCTGCAACCACAGCGATCACAACCTATCTTGCTTCGATTTCGGCAGCAACAGCAGTCAGCTCAGACAACACTTCAGCCGCCACAGAAACAAATGCACCCTGAGCAACTTACAGTTCCAGCAAAAAAGCGGATTGTATGCACACGATGTGGAAATACTTTTGCGACTCGATGTTCCCTTCGAAGGCACATAGCCTGGAATCGCTGCAAAGGTGCACGGGCTACAAGTGTTGTCACAAATCCCCCTAAATCCTTTCACTGTTCACACTGCAACTCAGATTTCCCCAACACTATCAGTCTAATATTTCACCAGAGGAGTGGAGCGTGTAAACCTGCCATCAAGCCTGTTCGTTGCCCTGTTTGTCTCCGCTGGTTTGGTACAGTAGACAGTTTGCAGAAACACCTGCTCACTCATAAACAGTCTGAATCATATCGCTGTGATGTCTGTCAAGGCACATACCCCAACCTTAAATCACTCAAGAACCACCGCAGGAGGATTCATCGCATCATGGCTGGAAACACACAGCCTAAAACACAGGAACCACTAACTTCTTAG
- the im:7147486 gene encoding zinc finger protein 729 isoform X2 — MLGLQGNASSPKVYRCVACSATFTGLASLLVHQATHASTLSKVSGPPPTQPNISPHETQSASTDLTNEHPSPPVILSESPPPSFYICDCGEEFQDFDLMLDHKRSHVPEMQLVQPLNDNIVLPSETGCEKVFSSQHASLTPVTQTDLVLSCPSTSSSPVAEVHTLNAHKGDVALEESVAMETTARGQCTPPQNISEEQLEDISTTADQIPNTIEDVDLQEEDSMQPSEKGENLPKNNTLMKLLASAYMNRFPHLPPENQSDDEAVSKHEGIPFDVTPAAKADGPQINDLSITHLRRLLIKPGIKTKAPSISRILESSRKRVVSLTKTFSPVVVLETRQKLMDSVNKGTYGRYKCGRCRRVFQNLDRLTEHHFLHKKERIKCCRRCKQLIIGRLPLPDNHVCPQLANRNVQPSGSLKNKFSFAPKIVPFHSVGNAKKVFFCPLCKHSYARRWNLKTHRCHGQMSLSSRQVSPSIQRMLSLSSNSNAKTVMDEDKNGCQNLNSIGVGTEVTGRIKVEMMSSNSEQSAVSQLAWTPSAKTFPPFSLKSSIVELQQDSSLHSLQEGEENSWDAEELDNEDSNEGQWTMPLDDEMQSFNTENQTGNNGEEKQSGLAEMASHGLRYFVKDGVKRYPCNRCQKTYSRASTLRRHLRLCGFRPHGFGSVVQSDGQGNSTLNASNTKQMFPCFVCGKIFNRKDNMMVHRKRCQLQRTVPEVERVTVQESLPGNATADSQTQEEDAANWGIMSLPSVLPRRVTCECGVGFTSPRLLVEHLQKHALESYTCPTCGETVNSWAAYEVHLQIHMHPHHKLLQGLQPQRSQPILLRFRQQQQSAQTTLQPPQKQMHPEQLTVPAKKRIVCTRCGNTFATRCSLRRHIAWNRCKGARATSVVTNPPKSFHCSHCNSDFPNTISLIFHQRSGACKPAIKPVRCPVCLRWFGTVDSLQKHLLTHKQSESYRCDVCQGTYPNLKSLKNHRRRIHRIMAGNTQPKTQEPLTS, encoded by the coding sequence ATGCTTGGGTTACAGGGAAATGCTTCATCCCCCAAAGTGTATCGTTGCGTAGCGTGTTCTGCCACCTTCACCGGACTGGCCTCATTGCTAGTTCATCAAGCAACCCATGCAAGTACACTCTCCAAGGTATCTGGCCCGCCTCCAACTCAACCTAACATCAGCCCACATGAAACACAGTCTGCAAGTACGGACTTAACCAACGAGCATCCCAGTCCACCAGTCATCTTATCCGAGAGCCCTCCACcttcattttatatttgtgaTTGTGGAGAGGAATTTCAGGACTTTGATCTTATGTTAGATCATAAACGTTCACATGTCCCTGAGATGCAACTAGTACAACCCCTGAATGATAATATTGTTCTTCCAAGTGAAACAGGGTGTGAAAAGGTTTTTTCCAGCCAGCATGCATCACTCACTCCTGTAACCCAGACAGATTTGGTCCTTAGTTGCCCCTCCACTTCCAGTTCCCCAGTTGCTGAAGTGCACACATTAAATGCCCATAAAGGAGATGTGGCCTTGGAGGAGAGTGTTGCTATGGAAACCACTGCTCGAGGCCAGTGCACACCCCCTCAAAATATCAGTGAGGAGCAACTTGAGGACATTTCTACCACTGCGGACCAAATACCAAATACTATAGAAGATGTGGATTTGCAGGAAGAAGATTCAATGCAACCCAGTGAAAAGGGAGAGAATTTGCCTAAAAATAACACCCTAATGAAGCTTCTGGCATCTGCATACATGAACCGTTTTCCCCATCTTCCGCCTGAAAATCAAAGCGATGACGAAGCTGTGTCTAAGCATGAAGGTATTCCATTTGATGTAACACCTGCAGCAAAAGCAGATGGGCCTCAAATAAACGATCTTTCTATTACTCATTTGAGACGACTACTTATCAAACCTGGTATAAAGACAAAAGCTCCATCAATTAGCAGAATTTTGGAGTCAAGTAGGAAAAGGGTTGTCTCCCTCACTAAAACTTTTTCTCCTGTTGTGGTTCTTGAGACACGCCAAAAGCTCATGGATTCAGTCAATAAAGGCACATATGGCAGATATAAATGTGGTCGCTGCCGAAGGGTCTTTCAGAACTTGGACAGATTGACAGAGCATCATTTTTTGCACAAAAAAGAGAGGATTAAATGTTGTCGTCGTTGCAAACAGCTTATCATTGGGCGGTTGCCTTTGCCTGATAATCATGTCTGCCCTCAGCTGGCAAACAGGAATGTACAGCCATCTGGCTCTTTGAAAAACAAGTTCTCATTTGCCCCCAAAATAGTGCCATTCCATAGTGTTGGTAATGCAAAAAAGGTCTTCTTTTGTCCTTTGTGCAAACACAGTTATGCACGAAGGTGGAACCTCAAAACGCACAGGTGTCATGGTCAAATGTCCCTCAGCTCTAGGCAGGTCAGTCCTTCCATTCAGAGAATGTTGTCTCTGAGTTCAAACAGTAATGCCAAAACTGTCATGGATGAGGATAAAAACGGATGTCAGAATTTAAATAGTATAGGTGTAGGCACTGAAGTTACTGGCCGCATCAAAGTTGAGATGATGTCCTCAAATTCAGAGCAGTCTGCAGTTTCACAGTTAGCCTGGACTCCTTCAGCAAAAACCTTCCCCCCATTCTCCCTTAAATCCTCTATAGTGGAGCTGCAACAGGATTCCTCTCTGCATTCGCTCcaggaaggagaagaaaacagCTGGGATGCAGAAGAGCTTGATAACGAAGACAGCAATGAAGGGCAGTGGACAATGCCCTTGGATGATGAAATGCAGTCTTTTAATACTGAAAATCAAACTGGTAATAACGGAGAGGAGAAGCAGTCTGGATTGGCAGAAATGGCATCCCATGGCTTACGCTATTTTGTCAAAGATGGCGTAAAACGTTACCCTTGTAACAGGTGTCAGAAAACCTACAGTCGAGCCTCAACTTTAAGGCGCCACCTGCGACTGTGTGGGTTTAGGCCCCATGGGTTTGGGAGTGTTGTGCAGAGCGATGGTCAGGGGAACAGTACACTAAATGCCAGTAACACAAAACAGATGTTTCCTTGTTTTGTATGTGGAAAGATTTTCAATCGTAAAGATAACATGATGGTTCACAGAAAAAGATGCCAGCTTCAGAGAACAGTGCCGGAGGTGGAAAGGGTGACTGTGCAGGAGAGTTTGCCAGGCAATGCAACAGCAGACTCTCAAACCCAGGAGGAGGATGCAGCAAACTGGGGCATTATGTCACTCCCCTCAGTTCTTCCAAGAAGGGTGACGTGTGAGTGTGGAGTTGGATTTACATCTCCAAGACTTCTTGTAGAGCATTTGCAGAAGCATGCCCTAGAATCATACACATGTCCAACTTGTGGAGAAACGGTTAATTCCTGGGCTGCCTATGAAGTTCATCTGCAGATCCATATGCATCCTCATCACAAGCTGCTGCAGGGCCTGCAACCACAGCGATCACAACCTATCTTGCTTCGATTTCGGCAGCAACAGCAGTCAGCTCAGACAACACTTCAGCCGCCACAGAAACAAATGCACCCTGAGCAACTTACAGTTCCAGCAAAAAAGCGGATTGTATGCACACGATGTGGAAATACTTTTGCGACTCGATGTTCCCTTCGAAGGCACATAGCCTGGAATCGCTGCAAAGGTGCACGGGCTACAAGTGTTGTCACAAATCCCCCTAAATCCTTTCACTGTTCACACTGCAACTCAGATTTCCCCAACACTATCAGTCTAATATTTCACCAGAGGAGTGGAGCGTGTAAACCTGCCATCAAGCCTGTTCGTTGCCCTGTTTGTCTCCGCTGGTTTGGTACAGTAGACAGTTTGCAGAAACACCTGCTCACTCATAAACAGTCTGAATCATATCGCTGTGATGTCTGTCAAGGCACATACCCCAACCTTAAATCACTCAAGAACCACCGCAGGAGGATTCATCGCATCATGGCTGGAAACACACAGCCTAAAACACAGGAACCACTAACTTCTTAG
- the LOC121641228 gene encoding uncharacterized protein LOC121641228 — protein MPSLIMKKGTLQNILDDGFSKTVMDAGHFCFSCEQIFANRRCLEDHVCSSVSYICSCGTEFTQYKDMLEHSTTHEPGHQVLDHETIRKRRIERRKEEEEKLKRLKKGEVVWKVPNVSNVPSVSFPVKQVPNTSSFIPPIPRQPTQNPQLPELHPSLSQAFLVSNPQPALPDMQNIFEGVGAPTVDLWTLYQPVVLLQKIHKLSKKPYLCGKCGQEFISKASLIFHHSSHVTAKISGCIGCGLLLSGKKFVPRFHACKSQNNQTKHRLITAKPPGYKPPSEENALQNLISLPPKPTSILQSENQNTSQGNRALHITSTPALKNVNIRTYNNNRGLHDTASFQSMSKIPNASKPLVSLPYKRPVPTVFSQGSCAIPPALLKRPTNSSSVALSKPIEAATVNGFTCRVCHLPFKTPQLLQRHKCARAHEFMARHMTSGKRHFKLRRVTPVQTPNSAQMNGERKLGFPPVSANDELMAVSLEKGKGGVPVNGAVSEDDDDDCYIVEGESDNPAEMIYKVTSSVPIKT, from the coding sequence ATGCCCAGCTTGATcatgaagaaaggaacattgCAGAACATCCTGGATGATGGCTTTAGCAAAACCGTAATGGACGCCGGCCACTTTTGCTTCAGCTGTGAGCAAATATTTGCAAATCGGAGATGCCTGGAGGATCATGTGTGTTCATCTGTAAGTTACATTTGCTCCTGTGGAACTGAGTTTACTCAATACAAAGACATGCTGGAGCACAGCACCACACACGAACCAGGGCACCAAGTGCTTGATCATGAAACCATAAGGAAGCGCAGAATTGAGAGGCgtaaagaagaagaggaaaaactgaaaaggtTGAAGAAAGGAGAGGTTGTCTGGAAGGTCCCCAATGTAAGCAATGTACCATCTGTTTCGTTTCCAGTGAAACAAGTACCCAATACTTCATCTTTTATTCCACCAATTCCTCGCCAGCCTACTCAGAATCCACAGTTGCCAGAGTTGCATCCGTCTTTGTCACAGGCATTTTTGGTCTCAAATCCTCAGCCTGCACTACCAGACATGCAGAACATTTTTGAAGGTGTTGGTGCACCAACGGTGGATCTTTGGACACTTTATCAGCCAGTTGTGTTGCTTCAAAAGATTCACAAGTTAAGCAAAAAACCATACCTTTGTGGCAAATGTGGACAGGAGTTTATTTCGAAGGCCTCTCTCATCTTCCACCACAGCTCTCATGTCACAGCTAAAATTTCTGGATGTATAGGGTGTGGGCTGCTGCTCTCTGGCAAAAAGTTTGTGCCTCGCTTCCATGCTTGCAAATCCCAGAATAATCAGACCAAACACAGACTCATCACAGCAAAACCTCCTGGTTACAAACCACCAAGTGAAGAAAATGCGTTACAGAATCTCATTTCTCTGCCACCTAAGCCCACTTCCATCCTACAGTCGGAAAACCAGAATACTAGTCAAGGCAATCGGGCACTACACATCACCTCCACTCCAGCgctgaaaaatgtaaatatcagaACATATAATAACAACAGAGGGCTGCATGACACTGCATCTTTCCAGTCCATGAGTAAGATTCCTAATGCATCCAAACCTCTTGTGTCCTTGCCATATAAGAGGCCGGTCCCTACTGTATTCAGTCAAGGGTCTTGTGCCATTCCTCCTGCATTGTTAAAGAGGCCCACAAACTCTTCATCAGTTGCATTGAGCAAACCTATAGAGGCAGCTACAGTAAATGGGTTCACATGCAGAGTCTGTCATCTTCCTTTTAAAACACCTCAGCTGCTTCAGAGGCACAAGTGTGCCAGAGCCCATGAGTTCATGGCAAGGCACATGACAAGTGGTAAACGGCATTTTAAACTCAGGAGGGTGACACCAGTGCAAACCCCAAATTCTGCTCAGATGAACGGTGAGAGAAAACTCGGATTTCCACCTGTTAGCGCAAATGATGAACTCATGGCTGTCAGTCTGGAAAAAGGGAAAGGGGGTGTTCCTGTCAATGGAGCAGTATCGGAAGATGATGACGATGACTGTTACATTGTTGAGGGTGAATCAGACAATCCTGCTGAGATGATTTACAAAGTAACCTCATCTGTCCCTATCAAGACTTGA